The DNA window CCCAATGCGGCGAAGCTGCCGCTCATGATTTCTGGAAGCTCCGGCTTTTCGCCAGCTCTTTGACAAAAATGGCGTTCACATGGTACTCTAGATTGTCGCCCAATTCGGTGGACACATGGAAGGACctcgaaatcctcttccatgaagagttttacagggcaccacctgatgtcaccctGGCTGACCTCGCCCGAATCTCACAGCTACCAAGTGAGTCGGCAGAGaagtatatcggccgatttagaaacctcaggactaggtgctccaccaaaatgtcaGAGGCCGATTGCGTACCGATGGTGGTAAGAGGAATgagtttcgccatgagggagcatttcgagggccacaggtttcgggacttgttcgagctaacaaacagggtgacgagctacgaaagactcctccaggagaaagaacagaggagaggcgcatctaAAGGGACCTATTACAAAGACCAGCTTGACGTGGCCGTGGTGTCCGATAGCGAAGATAGTGGTTCCGaggatgaagtcaacatggccgaatttttgggaacgaaacccctggaatgttcggccttgcgaaagcctggCTTTGTTAAAAGGAATAAGACCGCGGTGGTACAAAAAGAGTATTCATTCGACTTGACTAAAGCCGACGATATATTCGATGCCCTATTGAAGGATGGGCAGATCGCCCTAAGCGAAGGTCATACGATTCCACCGTCGGAAGAGCTAGTCGGTAAGGATTATTGCAAGTACCATAACTCCTGGAGGCACAGCACGAACAATTGCGTAAACTTCAGAAACGTGGTTCAGAAGGCGATTAACGAAGGGAAACTCTTGTTCCCAAcaaagaaagaggccgatgcCAAATACGTGTCTATTAACACAGTTCGGACTCACTTTGATAGCTACCTAGAGCAAGGGCAGATACGAAGTAAGTGGAATCCAAGAAGACCCAAGCCGAGAGTAGAGACCGACGGTTCAAAGTGGCGAGGAGAAAAAGGGCAACCCCAACAACAGAAGAGGAAGCGATATAACTCGCCTATCGCAGATATGACGTGCCCATCATGCAGTACGTGTTTTAAAGTCAAGGGAAGCGATAacacgaggaagcatcccaaAACCTTTAAACCGAAATCGCCCACAGAAcagtggcagaggcatgagCCACAACGGAGGCCTGCCACTAATGTATTCAAGAGgatatttcggccaacggaggagacccctcgtatgacgaaaacccagaagaggcgaatgcaaaggctgcGACAAGAGTCGCGGGCGAATCACGGGGCAGATTCGGCTCCCAGAGGGCAGCACGGAAGTAGGCCAATAACCGAGAGACTGGGGGCAAGGAACCAGGCCGACGCAGACGCCAAATCACCCGATAGGCGAAATGCCAAGGTAAGGAAGGTATGGATGCCAAAGAGCGAAAAACAAACGGCCGATGTGTCTGCTGCGACAGTAGTTCACAAGGACGACAAAGATTCCAGCGGCCGATCGTCCTACAAGGACGTACTGGTATCGCACCACGATGGCCAGCTTAAAGCAAGATTGCCCAAAGACCGCGAGGTAATCGTTTCGCACAAGAAAGGCATGATGAAAGCCTGGGTCCCGGTGGTAAGGGACGAATACGGAGTGAAAGTGGTCACGCTTCCCAACTCATACAGAAGTAAACCTGGGCAGAAGGCAACGTTGGAAGGCGATGTAATCGTACCAGAAGGAGATAGCGCCGATGATACCGCGGTAGTATCCCTCAGTAAACCTCCAACAAGGATGACCAGGCATATTCGGCCGCTATACATCAAGGCCGATCTAAACGGGGTGTCGATTAACAGAGTCCTCATCGACAACGGGGCTGGCGTCAACATACTACCGGCGAAAATGCTCAAAAAATTGGGCATAACACGGGATCAGCTTGACCCAACCGACGTTTACATGACTGACTTCGCAGGGGGCGAGACGCCGGCCGAGGGGTACATTACCCTCAGAATTAAGGTAGGGCGAGtagaaaccgaagaagggtttttcgtggtcaacgcccggagcaactacaacattttgctcggccgcgattggatacactccaacatGTGTATACCCTCAACTATGCATCAGATGCTCTTCATATGGCGAGATGACGGCGAGGCCGAAGTTGTGCAGGGTGACCCCAACCCCTTCGGCGAGGACCATAACGTACTCGAAGCACGTTTATACGATGAAGAGGTGCGTaacatacaatcccttagtTCGAAAGGAGAAACGAGCGTTCCTCGCTTGCTTGTTAACTCGGATCGGCCGGTATCAGTGACCCTtgggggcaaaggccgatccaccatcctcaaagattcaaaatgaTAGCGCGGCATAAAGAATTGAGGGAGAAAATTAGACAGTTAACCTCGCTGTACGATATTGATTCGGCCGAATGCATCTATGAGGACCAGGAGCAAGACCCAACAGGATCGCTGCAGATTGGGGACATACGATTGGCAACCGGGAAGTTAGAAGATGACCCCGCCCAAGTACAGGACGATCTCCTCGAAATCAATCTGGGGACAGATGAATCGCCTAAACCCATATACATCAACGCAGGACTGGACGAAGGATTCAGAGAGCAACTGATCGCCCTACTCATTGAGTTCCGCGACTGTTTTGCCTGGTCGTACGCGGAAATGCCGGGCCTTGATCCTGATATCGCCGAACATAAGCTTCCATTAAAGAGTGGAtttcggccatttcggcaaCCTCCCCGGCGAATGTCCAGGGAAGTGGATACTCTCATACAAGATGAGATTAAGCGGCTGGAAGATGCCAAGTTTATTCGGGAAGCCCAatacaccgaatggctctctaACATCGTACCAGTAATAAAGAAAAACGGGAAGCTACGAGTATGCGTTGATTTTCGGAACCTAAACCTGGCCACGCCCAAGGACGAATACCCAATGCCCGTGGCCGATATGCTGATTGACAGTGCAGCTGGAcacacgatactcagtttcctcgaTGCTCACTCTGGGTACAACCAAGTTCCGATCAGCAAGGAggacatctccaaaacggctTTTAGATGCCCCGGGCCGATCGGAGCGTACGAATGGGTCGTGATGCCTTTTGGCTTGAAAAACGCAggggcaacatatcagagggcgaTGAACAAGATGTTCAGAGGCCTTGAATGCCTTGAGGTCTACATCGACGACGTCGTAATCAAATCAGACACCGGCAAAGTTCATTTGGCCGATCTCCGGAAAGGTTTCGAGCGTATACGACGtaataggttaaaaatgaatccTCTGAAATGCGCGTTCGGCGTTTCGGCCGAAAatttcttgggtttcttggttcaccagcggggagtagaaatagataagaacaaagccaaggcgattatcaatgctgaaccacccaaaaccaagaagcagctccagaggctcatcggtcaaatcaattttttaagaagattcatagcaaacacagcaggccgacttcgcagctggagtgttttgctAAGGGGAAGAGAGACCGACGAGTGGATATGGACGGACGAGCAACAGAGGGTGTTTGACGATTTGAAAGGTTACTTGGCGAAACCTCCGGTCATGACCCCTCCAAAGCCGAATAAGCCGTTGTTGCTATACCTATCGGCTGCGCACGAATCCCTaggatgtatgctcgcccaagaggatGATGGGGTCGAAAGAGCAGTCTACTACTTAagccgaggattgacggacacaGAGATTCGTTATACCGACATAGAGAAAATGTGTCTATGCCTGTACTTCACGTGCTGCAAGCTGCGATACTATATGTTGCCGGTCGTTGTGTATGTATTAtcccagaccgatatcattaagtatatctTATCGAAGCCATACCTGAGGAATCGGATTGGAAAATGGGCGATTGCAATGTCCGAGTTTACATTGGTATACGTTCCTcaaagagcagtaaaaggacaagtATTGGCAGACTTCTTGGCCGATCACCCTGGTATTACCCTCAAGGAAGAGACACCTGGTCGAGTAGACATCACGTCTTTCGACATCGCCGTGTGGAAGATGTGGTTCGACGGATCCAGGacaagccagggggcaggcgcgGGAGTACACATCGTCACACCCTTGGGGGCATCCTACCAGCTATCATTCAGACTCCAGTTCGAATGTACCAACAATCAAGCGGAATATGAGGCCCTCATATTCGGTTTTGAGATTTTAGCCGAGCTAGGGGCGAGGGCGATCAGTGTAAAAGGAGATTCTTTGCTAGTCATTAAACAAGTGACAGGAGAATTTAAATGCGAGTCCGAGCTATTGGTGAggtattgcaacaaggcgaaacaCCTGATCGAAGGCTTCCAAGACACGAGAATAGAATACACGGAGAGGGCCGATAACGGCGTTGCAAACGACCTAGCTCAGCACGGAAGCGGTTACAAGGTAAACCGAGAATTCGACGCCATAGAGAGGGAAACACCAAATCTCCACACCGGGGGCATCACGATCGACGAAAGACAGTTCTCGGTTTACCAACTGGACgtcacccaagattggagggaCGAGCTCCTGAAGTGGTTCGAAAAACCAGACGCCACGAATAGGAGGTTGAGGACTTTAGCCCTTAATTACGTGGTCTTAGCCGGCGAACTATATAAGAAGGGCTTTGAAGGGCTGCTCTTCAGATGCATCGGTCCGAAAGAGGCGATGCTTGCTATGGCCGAGGTACACGAAGGGATAGCAGGCGCCCACCAGGCGGGTCCCAGAATGAGGTGGCTCatccataaatacggcttttattggccgaaaatggaacaagactgcATAAGATATGCCAAAGGTTGCGAAGCCTGTCAGAAATTCGGCCCAATACAACACGTCCCGGCCGAAGACCTGCACTCCATCATCAAGCCTTGGCCATTCAGAGGATGGGCGGTCGACCTGATAGGGAAAGTATACCCCGGCTCGTCTGATGGTCATGCTTTTGTGATTATCGCCACTTGCTACTTCACCAAGTGGGTCGAAGCTAAACCTTTGAAGTCGCCGACACAAGAAGCGGTGATCAAGTTCTTCAAAGAATACATCGTCCACCGACACGGCTTGCCCGAGTCCATAACCACagatcaagggacgatgttcacGGGAAGTGATATAAGTTGGTGGGCCTCCCAAATGAAGATAAAGATGTTACACTCAACACCGTACTACGCCCAGGCCAACGGACAGGCCGAAGCCACGAACAAAGCCATCAAGCTCATAGTtcaaaagatgattgaagaaaacccaaggCAATGGCATGTGTTTTTATCAGAAGCTGTTTGGGCGAATAGAACCAGTCAGAAGTCGGCTACTGGGACCTCGCCTTTTAGACTGGTCTATGGTTACGATgcgatgttgccaatggagctAACCGTCACGTCTACCCGCCGCAGATACCAATGCGAATTGTCCAAAGAAGATTACTTCGACAAGATGGTGATAGATTCTCTGGACCTTGACGAAGAACGTTTAACGGCGTTAGACCACTTAGAAGCccagaaaagaagggtcgagAGAGCTTACAACAAGCGGGTAAAACGGAAAGCTTTTACCGTAGGCGATATAGTATGGAAAGCAATCTTGCCTATCGGCCACAAAGACACTCGGCTTGGCAAATGGAGCCCGAACTGGGAAGGTCCCTTTATCGTGGTCAACAAGTTAACAGGCGGTGCTTACTTGTTGGCAGATGTTGATGGGGAAGAACACGATAGGGCGATCAACGGTCAGTTCCTGAAAAAGTACGTTCCAAGCTGTTGGGAGGGCGTAGACTGTCGGTTATTCGGAGCCGACGAAGAGTAATGCTGTTGGTGCTTTCCCGCCGAGTATCCTGAAATGTTACGGAATACACGGCGATTATAAGATAACGCCGATCATTCGGTATCACTGCTCGCGTTTTCGGCGTTTCACATtcgttgagttttttcaacgggttctccgtttttctcaacatattgtaattattttttttataaatgagcATTATTTCGTATCGGACCAATTACGGAccgataatataaaaataatcagaCCTGAAAGTAATGCAAGGTGTAAATAACGAAAAATTTCGGCTCTCTGGCCGAATAAACATTGACGGAAAAATATACCCACAAATAAGATACGGCCCCAGGCCGATCAAAACATAGTGAGAGTCAAAGTATTACAAAATTAGACAAATACTGACATTGTTCTGaactaaaaatggctaaaaatatcGCCAAGCTCACTACGGACAGTGTTAAAAGACTTCCGGGCTTCATCCACCTTCGGCTTCATCTTGGTGAGGCTGTGTTTCAGCTCATTCCGGCTCTTCTTCACGCCGACCCCCTCAAGAAGGCTTTTGTCCATGGCAGTTTCAAGTTCGCCGATGCCTTTCTCTTCAGTCTCCAGCTCGAGCTTCAGGGCTGAGATTTTGTCATTTAACTCCTTGGCATGGTCCCTGCGAGCAGCCAGGGTCGAAACAGATGCTTTCACAGAAGCCTTGAGCGTTTCCAGCTTCTCCCTTGCTTCGGCCTCCCGAAGGGTCAGTTGGTCATGATCCGTTTGGATCTGCGTCGCCTCATCATAAATCTTTTGAAATGCGGGTAGCGACGCAGACAGTTGGACCATGGCACTACGAGCTTTCTCGTTCAAAATCTCTGGAGGGGCATCGGCCAGGGCAGTCGCCGCTCTCTTAAGACGACCAAAGTCTTCAACAGATTTGAAGATCGCCACACCTTGGGACTTCAAAGAGCCGACGACGTCTAGATGATCGCCCCATACCTCAGAAGGACCGCTGGTCACTTCGGCCTGTTGCTCGACCTCTGGTACGGGCATCTCTTCTTCCTCACTGTCAGAGTTAAGGAAGGCCGCCGCTTTTGCTGCCAGATCATCAGGCTTCGCCGGGACATCATCTGGTATCTGCCATGTTTGGCCGCAATAAAAAATTAGCTGATAGGGACATTGTTAAggcaataataaacaaaaataaggtTCCTTAGTCTTGGCAGCAAGACGAGCCGGGAGGTTCACCAGGTCTGAACCAAGGGGCGAATGCAGAGTAGGAAGCGGAGAAAAGTTAAGCATCTGCGACACCGTCGGGGCAACTTCTGACGATGTTTTTTTAGAAGAGCGATTCCCCGTTAAGGAAATGCCTTCGTCGCCAGTACGATCGTCCCCCGTTTGGGTATCACCCCTTGAAGAGGAATGAGCGCTCCTGGAAGGGCGATTTATTTCAGGGTCAGAAGGAGCGGGATCGAAGAGGCGAGATCCGGAGAGTTCAGCCCTCATTTTCTTAGCCTTGGGTTCCTTGGGCTCCTTCTTAGACGGTTTTTTACTTGCCGGACGCTTGCGCCGAGACTTCTTTGCTTCTGGCGGGTCTTCGCCATCGGTGTCATAAACGTCTCCTTTCGCCCATTTCGGCACACCAACTGAAAAAACAACAAGTTAGTATGAAATAATGGAAAGCTTCAAAGGCGAAATGATATCTTTGTTACCTGGTATTCTAGTGTAGCCATGTTTGACCAGTTCACTTATCGCCTCGACATCAGAGGGACATCTGATGCCAGTATAAGTAACCCCTTCGTTATTTACAACCGGCTTAGACTTTTTTACTCGTTTTTTAGGCAGTTTAATTGGATTAGGGGTGGACATGTTACATTTAGGAACTGGTGGACTCTTATATTTGAACTTTGGGCGAATATGGGCTAAGAAGAATTCATAAGAGTATGTTTTTTCGTACTTATATTTCCAAACTTTTTTCATCTTTTCGTTGAACTTAGTCCTAGCTATTCGTCTATGACGTTGCATCCTAAGGTTCATACCTGGCCGATCTAACGGGttgtatttaaatttgtaaaaacgtTCGAAcctagaaatttcaaaaagatggAATAGGTTACCTTCATATTTGGGACGTTTCggtgcctgcaaaagaaacagaTCGGCATGAGTTGGGTTTCTTGATAAAGGAGGTAAAGAAAAATCATGAAGAGATAGGATTTCTTTTGGAGAAAGGTCGAAGCACGATTCTACGACTGAAGCCCACCAGCTATCAAATTCAGGGGTACACTTGGGTGAGGTGGAAGGGCGAGAGATTTCGGATATAGGGGGAAGATATGCTCTATTAAGGCGAGTTATGAATTGCAAGTCAGCATAATTTTCTAAAGAAGGCCTGTaggtcccgcgattattgacggagatcaataaaggacagggaattccttgGTTATATCCGAACTGCCGAGCCACATAGTTAGGGCAGTATGCCTCTATACTACTGCAGTTATATTCCAGACCGGCGATTAAGTTCCTGCTCTTTAAAGAGCTACCCCAATATTGACCTCCAAGTCTCCGTTTAGG is part of the Mercurialis annua linkage group LG3, ddMerAnnu1.2, whole genome shotgun sequence genome and encodes:
- the LOC130015242 gene encoding uncharacterized protein LOC130015242, with translation MIARHKELREKIRQLTSLYDIDSAECIYEDQEQDPTGSLQIGDIRLATGKLEDDPAQVQDDLLEINLGTDESPKPIYINAGLDEGFREQLIALLIEFRDCFAWSYAEMPGLDPDIAEHKLPLKSGFRPFRQPPRRMSREVDTLIQDEIKRLEDAKFIREAQYTEWLSNIVPVIKKNGKLRVCVDFRNLNLATPKDEYPMPVADMLIDSAAGHTILSFLDAHSGYNQVPISKEDISKTAFRCPGPIGAYEWVVMPFGLKNAGATYQRAMNKMFRGLECLEVYIDDVVIKSDTGKVHLADLRKGFERIRRNSWSVLLRGRETDEWIWTDEQQRVFDDLKGYLAKPPVMTPPKPNKPLLLYLSAAHESLGCMLAQEDDGVERAVYYLSRGLTDTEIRYTDIEKMCLCLYFTCCKLRYYMLPVVVYVLSQTDIIKYILSKPYLRNRIGKWAIAMSEFTLVYVPQRAVKGQVLADFLADHPGITLKEETPGRVDITSFDIAVWKMWFDGSRTSQGAGAGVHIVTPLGASYQLSFRLQFECTNNQAEYEALIFGFEILAELGARAISVKGDSLLVIKQVTGEFKCESELLVRYCNKAKHLIEGFQDTRIEYTERADNGVANDLAQHGSGYKVNREFDAIERETPNLHTGGITIDERQFSVYQLDVTQDWRDELLKWFEKPDATNRRLRTLALNYVVLAGELYKKGFEGLLFRCIGPKEAMLAMAEVHEGIAGAHQAGPRMRWLIHKYGFYWPKMEQDCIRYAKGCEACQKFGPIQHVPAEDLHSIIKPWPFRGWAVDLIGKVYPGSSDGHAFVIIATCYFTKWVEAKPLKSPTQEAVIKFFKEYIVHRHGLPESITTDQGTMFTGSDISWWASQMKIKMLHSTPYYAQANGQAEATNKAIKLIVQKMIEENPRQWHVFLSEAVWANRTSQKSATGTSPFRLVYGYDAMLPMELTVTSTRRRYQCELSKEDYFDKMVIDSLDLDEERLTALDHLEAQKRRVERAYNKRVKRKAFTVGDIVWKAILPIGHKDTRLGKWSPNWEGPFIVVNKLTGGAYLLADVDGEEHDRAINGQFLKKYVPSCWEGVDCRLFGADEE